The proteins below come from a single Microbulbifer sp. Q7 genomic window:
- a CDS encoding DUF11 domain-containing protein, which translates to MQNGNTFTLNVGNVAAGASADVAFAVIIDSPLPAGVTQTENTTSITDGNTRGPDQNPSDNNGTDTTPIDAAPDYQIDKVENFTDPANPGDTIEWSISVTNAGNQDGTGVVVTDTLPNQALFGTFVAGQGGVVDTAAGTVTWNVGPLAVGDSVTFTLSTTVSTDLTAGFGPQENRVIVTDDRTNGPDLTPLNNRDTETLTIEFVDLRIDKDDGGAVPGPTDTLIYTLTYANDGNATAEGVVITETLPPNTTFDPANSTTGWVQNGDTLSYAVGSLTAGEQGSITFAVTIDYPISPTVLSTENTVLITDNGNKGPDPTPENNRDTEKTVIDNPGPNVDNITLSQLRPDYIYPPREWTWQEPELHGRLISSETETITANLQGGRNGGNFDPAFGPVDGRFYPNDWSRIFRHDLSIEISPATGTDKSSPLALDRSVGHYRADSLFGEFENPAASPALPGAEVEQSPVAPPQLHPTPTEPLNLGPERSQLQLQLDEIARELSEAQVSPLLAALAAISAEEAHQASDIRP; encoded by the coding sequence GTGCAAAATGGCAACACCTTTACCCTGAATGTGGGCAATGTGGCGGCGGGTGCCTCCGCCGATGTCGCGTTTGCGGTAATCATTGACTCTCCGCTACCGGCAGGCGTCACGCAAACCGAAAACACCACCAGCATTACCGATGGCAACACCCGCGGCCCGGATCAGAATCCGAGTGACAACAACGGCACCGACACCACCCCCATCGACGCCGCACCGGACTACCAGATCGACAAGGTGGAAAACTTCACCGATCCGGCCAACCCCGGCGACACCATCGAGTGGAGCATCAGCGTCACCAATGCCGGCAACCAGGACGGCACCGGAGTGGTGGTGACCGACACCCTGCCGAATCAGGCACTGTTCGGTACCTTTGTTGCCGGACAGGGCGGCGTCGTCGACACCGCAGCCGGGACGGTAACCTGGAATGTCGGCCCACTCGCGGTGGGAGACTCGGTCACCTTTACCCTCTCCACGACGGTGAGCACAGATCTCACAGCAGGGTTCGGCCCCCAGGAAAACCGGGTGATCGTCACCGACGACCGCACCAATGGACCCGATCTGACCCCGCTCAATAATCGCGACACCGAAACCCTTACCATTGAATTTGTCGATCTGAGAATCGATAAGGATGATGGCGGCGCAGTTCCCGGGCCGACCGATACATTGATTTACACACTGACCTACGCCAATGACGGTAACGCAACCGCCGAAGGCGTGGTGATAACCGAAACCCTGCCGCCCAACACCACGTTCGACCCAGCCAATTCTACTACCGGGTGGGTACAAAATGGCGACACGCTCAGCTACGCCGTGGGCTCCCTGACGGCCGGCGAACAGGGGAGTATCACGTTTGCTGTAACCATCGATTACCCGATTTCGCCCACCGTGCTGTCCACAGAAAATACGGTACTGATCACCGACAACGGCAACAAAGGGCCCGACCCCACGCCGGAAAACAATCGCGATACAGAGAAAACCGTGATCGATAATCCCGGTCCAAACGTGGATAACATCACCCTCTCACAACTGCGGCCGGACTATATTTATCCCCCTCGCGAGTGGACATGGCAGGAACCGGAGCTGCACGGACGGCTGATCTCCAGTGAAACGGAAACAATAACCGCAAACCTGCAGGGGGGGCGCAACGGCGGCAACTTCGATCCAGCATTTGGGCCAGTAGACGGCCGCTTCTACCCCAATGACTGGTCGCGGATATTCCGACACGACCTCTCGATAGAGATCAGCCCGGCAACAGGGACAGATAAATCCAGCCCGCTGGCCCTGGACAGATCCGTAGGACACTATCGTGCTGACTCGCTGTTCGGTGAATTCGAGAACCCCGCCGCCAGCCCTGCATTGCCAGGGGCAGAAGTGGAACAAAGCCCCGTGGCACCCCCACAGCTCCACCCGACACCGACGGAGCCGCTGAACCTGGGCCCAGAGCGCAGCCAGCTACAACTGCAGCTGGACGAAATCGCCCGTGAACTCAGCGAAGCACAGGTATCGCCCCTACTTGCAGCACTGGCGGCAATAAGCGCGGAGGAAGCGCATCAGGCATCGGATATCCGTCCTTAA